In the genome of Mugil cephalus isolate CIBA_MC_2020 chromosome 21, CIBA_Mcephalus_1.1, whole genome shotgun sequence, one region contains:
- the fdft1 gene encoding squalene synthase isoform X2 has translation MDILKSLGHPEEIFNLFKFKMGGCKAVMPKLDYESMSVSLRTCYLYLNQTSRSFAAVIQALDGELRHAVCIFYLVLRALDTVEDDMTIPLDKKVPMLNDFHTYLYQDDWCFTESHEKDRQVLEDFPTISLEFRNLAQEYRDVISDICHRMGVGMAEFLEKKVGSMKEWDKYCHFVAGLVGIGLSQLFSASQLEDPEVGRDTELANSMGLFLQKTNIIRDYLEDTQEGRHFWPQEAWSKFAGRLEDFAQPEKLECALSCLNLLVTDALRHVPDVITYLSRLRNQSVFNFCAIPQVMAIATLSACYNNPMVFQGVVKIRKGQAVTLMMEATNMGAVQTIITQYSQEILQKVTITDPSRDKTLHILTIILEKSALSKSSLATRTHHLSPMYLSAAMLLAALSWQYLSTTAAQTQGAGEGQ, from the exons GAGTCCATGAGCGTGAGTCTTAGGACCTGTTACCTATACCTGAACCAGACCAGCCGCAGCTTTGCAGCCGTGATCCAGGCTCTGGACGGAGAGCTGAG ACACGCCGTTTGTATTTTCTACCTGGTGCTCCGCGCGCTGGACACAGTGGAGGACGACATGACCATCCCCCTGGACAAGAAGGTGCCCATGctgaacgacttccacacctaCCTTTATCAGGACGACTGGTGCTTCACCGAGAGCCATGAAAAAGATCGCCAGGTCTTGGAGGATTTCCCCACA ATATCACTGGAATTCAGAAACCTCGCTCAGGAATACAGAGACGTCATCTCGGATATCTGCCACCGGATGGGAGTGGGGATGGCTGAGTTCCTGGAGAAGAAAGTGGGATCTATGAAGGAGTGGGACAAG TACTGCCACTTTGTCGCTGGTCTAGTCGGCATCGGCCTGTCACAGCTCTTCTCGGCGTCCCAGTTGGAGGATCCTGAAGTGGGCCGAGACACCGAGCTGGCGAACTCCATGGGCCTGTTCCTCCAGAAAACCAACATCATCCGGGATTATCTAGAGGACACGCAGGAGGGACGTCACTTCTGGCCACAAGAG GCCTGGAGTAAGTTCGCTGGTCGTCTGGAGGATTTTGCCCAGCCCGAGAAGCTGGAGTGTGCTCTGTCCTGTCTCAACCTGCTGGTCACTGATGCTCTACGACACGTCCCAGATGTGATCACCTACCTGTCTCGGCTGCGCAACCAGAGCGTCTTCAATTTCTGTGCAATTCCACAG GTGATGGCAATAGCTACACTCTCTGCGTGCTACAACAACCCCATGGTGTTCCAGGGAGTGGTGAAGATCAGAAAGGGGCAGGCCGTCACCCTCATGATGGAAGCCACCAACATGGGGGCAGTGCAGACCATCATCACCCAGTACAGCCAGGAG ATTTTACAGAAGGTCACCATCACTGACCCGTCACGGGACAAGACCCTGCACATCCTGACTATAATCCTAGAGAAGTCCGCCCTGTCAAAGTCCAGCCTCGCCACCAGGACACACCACCTGTCTCCCATGTACCTGTCTGCTGCCATGCTGCTCGCCGCTCTCAGCTGGCAGTACCTCAGCACCACAGCGGCACAGACGCAAGGAGCCGGCGAGGGACAGTGA
- the fdft1 gene encoding squalene synthase isoform X1: protein MAGACCKCPVSLSVFKRSLSVAAPRGCGSAPRSLLQGWRLGERGLHEAARPSSALRPAGFHRQTVFLCLSCQESMSVSLRTCYLYLNQTSRSFAAVIQALDGELRHAVCIFYLVLRALDTVEDDMTIPLDKKVPMLNDFHTYLYQDDWCFTESHEKDRQVLEDFPTISLEFRNLAQEYRDVISDICHRMGVGMAEFLEKKVGSMKEWDKYCHFVAGLVGIGLSQLFSASQLEDPEVGRDTELANSMGLFLQKTNIIRDYLEDTQEGRHFWPQEAWSKFAGRLEDFAQPEKLECALSCLNLLVTDALRHVPDVITYLSRLRNQSVFNFCAIPQVMAIATLSACYNNPMVFQGVVKIRKGQAVTLMMEATNMGAVQTIITQYSQEILQKVTITDPSRDKTLHILTIILEKSALSKSSLATRTHHLSPMYLSAAMLLAALSWQYLSTTAAQTQGAGEGQ, encoded by the exons ATGGCCGGAGCTTGCTGCAAGTGTCCAGTCTCTCTCTCCGTGTTCAAGCGCTCTCTGTCAGTGGCCGCCCCGCGGGGCTGCGGCTCCGCTCCTCGGTCCCTCCTGCAGGGCTGGAGGCTCGGGGAGCGGGGCCTGCACGAGGCCGCCCGACCCTCCAGCGCCCTCAGACCCGCAGGCTTCCACCGACAAACcgtcttcctctgtctctcttgcCAGGAGTCCATGAGCGTGAGTCTTAGGACCTGTTACCTATACCTGAACCAGACCAGCCGCAGCTTTGCAGCCGTGATCCAGGCTCTGGACGGAGAGCTGAG ACACGCCGTTTGTATTTTCTACCTGGTGCTCCGCGCGCTGGACACAGTGGAGGACGACATGACCATCCCCCTGGACAAGAAGGTGCCCATGctgaacgacttccacacctaCCTTTATCAGGACGACTGGTGCTTCACCGAGAGCCATGAAAAAGATCGCCAGGTCTTGGAGGATTTCCCCACA ATATCACTGGAATTCAGAAACCTCGCTCAGGAATACAGAGACGTCATCTCGGATATCTGCCACCGGATGGGAGTGGGGATGGCTGAGTTCCTGGAGAAGAAAGTGGGATCTATGAAGGAGTGGGACAAG TACTGCCACTTTGTCGCTGGTCTAGTCGGCATCGGCCTGTCACAGCTCTTCTCGGCGTCCCAGTTGGAGGATCCTGAAGTGGGCCGAGACACCGAGCTGGCGAACTCCATGGGCCTGTTCCTCCAGAAAACCAACATCATCCGGGATTATCTAGAGGACACGCAGGAGGGACGTCACTTCTGGCCACAAGAG GCCTGGAGTAAGTTCGCTGGTCGTCTGGAGGATTTTGCCCAGCCCGAGAAGCTGGAGTGTGCTCTGTCCTGTCTCAACCTGCTGGTCACTGATGCTCTACGACACGTCCCAGATGTGATCACCTACCTGTCTCGGCTGCGCAACCAGAGCGTCTTCAATTTCTGTGCAATTCCACAG GTGATGGCAATAGCTACACTCTCTGCGTGCTACAACAACCCCATGGTGTTCCAGGGAGTGGTGAAGATCAGAAAGGGGCAGGCCGTCACCCTCATGATGGAAGCCACCAACATGGGGGCAGTGCAGACCATCATCACCCAGTACAGCCAGGAG ATTTTACAGAAGGTCACCATCACTGACCCGTCACGGGACAAGACCCTGCACATCCTGACTATAATCCTAGAGAAGTCCGCCCTGTCAAAGTCCAGCCTCGCCACCAGGACACACCACCTGTCTCCCATGTACCTGTCTGCTGCCATGCTGCTCGCCGCTCTCAGCTGGCAGTACCTCAGCACCACAGCGGCACAGACGCAAGGAGCCGGCGAGGGACAGTGA